A window of Phosphitispora fastidiosa genomic DNA:
GAACCATTTGATCGCCACCTTGCCCTCGAAGGAGGTGTTCTTGACCTTGGTATAGGGCTTGAACCAGTCGATGCGCTTGCCGTGCTTGGCCCAGAACTTCTCCGGATCCTTGATGCTCTGCTTGTACCAGGCGAGATATGTTTCGTTGTCGATAAACGCGTTCTTCTTCGCGCTTGGCAGCACGGGGTAGACCTTCTCGGACATCAATTTCCTCCAAACCTGAGCTGACGGGCCTCCACCCGGATGCCTCCCGGGGAGAGAGGCGCATGGCGTTCAT
This region includes:
- a CDS encoding acetyl-coenzyme A synthetase N-terminal domain-containing protein produces the protein MSEKVYPVLPSAKKNAFIDNETYLAWYKQSIKDPEKFWAKHGKRIDWFKPYTKVKNTSFEGKVAIKWF